A part of Salvia hispanica cultivar TCC Black 2014 unplaced genomic scaffold, UniMelb_Shisp_WGS_1.0 HiC_scaffold_567, whole genome shotgun sequence genomic DNA contains:
- the LOC125199587 gene encoding F-box protein At3g07870-like yields MKRKFFTNLPSEITTDVLSRLPLRSIALSKCVCKPWLNLLDFDDFKFKTPPALALLQQTNSTRCSIFEFEDKDEFVEEKSHDLHYIPLTHFEIRDENSEILVGMAANGLLLIHSQGGFPQIPLFICNPITHQYIELWCPEEYILDDDDVHIMLSYGFGMSKISGQYKVLCKYIDASSDSYRHVYTLGTGTWRLVEAGAVSGFGTCLPGYFGFNGILHWVGGEDDLAHTLWVCCFDLENECYDIFSPPPPPPVDGHGRQTRELSTLMDCLCYSYTWEDDIVIWLMKEYQVEESWTNLHKISRNGFDLDWDFASDWKYMGVKPIRLFKDGDVLMLLDQKKLIYYSNKTKTIQQVGMLNDATAQNYVSAMIFTPSLFSFKNFVFENVISF; encoded by the coding sequence ATGAAACGCAAGTTCTTCACAAATCTGCCATCTGAAATCACCACCGACGTCCTCTCACGCCTCCCTCTCCGAAGCATTGCATTGAGCAAGTGTGTTTGCAAACCATGGCTCAATCTGCTCGATTTCGAcgatttcaaattcaaaacccCACCCGCCCTAGCTCTCTTGCAGCAGACAAACTCAACTCGGTGCTCGATTTTCGAATTCGAAGACAAAGACGAATTCGTTGAGGAGAAGAGTCATGATCTTCACTACATTCCGCTCACACATTTCGAAATTAGAGACGAAAATTCAGAAATACTGGTAGGTATGGCTGCAAATGGATTGCTTCTTATACACTCACAGGGAGGGTTTCCTCAAATTCCTCTGTTTATATGCAATCCGATCACTCATCAATATATCGAGCTCTGGTGCCCTGAGGAATACATTttagatgatgatgatgtacATATTATGCTTAGTTATGGATTTGGAATGAGCAAAATTAGCGGGCAATATAAGGTGCTCTGTAAATATATAGACGCGAGTTCCGACTCTTATCGTCATGTATACACCCTTGGAACAGGAACATGGAGGCTCGTTGAGGCTGGCGCTGTTTCTGGTTTCGGAACCTGTTTACCTGGATACTTTGGTTTTAACGGCATCCTCCATTGGGTAGGAGGAGAAGATGATTTGGCTCATACCTTATGGGTTTGTTGTTTTGATCTTGAGAATGAATGTTATGACATCttctctcctcctcctcctcctcctgtTGATGGACATGGCCGTCAAACCAGGGAGTTGTCTACTTTGATGGACTGCCTTTGTTATTCGTACACATGGGAAGATGATATTGTCATCTGGTTGATGAAGGAATACCAGGTCGAGGAATCTTGGACCAATCTGCACAAGATAAGTAGAAATGGTTTTGATTTGGATTGGGATTTTGCATCTGATTGGAAATATATGGGTGTTAAACCAATTAGACTTTTTAAAGATGGTGACGTTTTGATGCTGCTGGACCAAAAGAAACTCATCTACTACTCCAACAAGACAAAAACTATTCAACAAGTAGGTATGTTAAATGATGCAACTGCGCAGAATTACGTTAGTGCCATGATTTTCACTCCAAGCCTTTTCTCCTTCAAGAATTTCGTATTCGAGAATGTGATCTCGTTTTAG
- the LOC125199588 gene encoding putative F-box protein At5g50220: protein MGRGDFFINLPSELTAKILSRLPLRSLALSKCVCKPWRNLLGSLDFTKSLLFDPETPPFLACLTPARADDRIGSTRCTILEIEEEFGNPDNHLFIWNPLTCQYIEICRPKQSMSINFNYRLSLGFGVSQISGQYKVVCINRDGSAHHVYTLGTGEWRRLEAGAASGFGFRSYGRIVCNGNLHWNVYDSTRPLLICGFDVETECFSIFSAPPAAVQHPYVELSVLRDCLCVSYAWNDNIFFWSMKEYQVEESWTFEYRLTYNGYDFNFGDCYGIESVYPIKVFNDGDILMLMVPKHIDLYYQKTRLIYYSSKKGTIEQLGLIHEHLGPIDESLSTIEYSNRLMEQLRTFEELYVRNHLTHAMIFTPVLLSLKTFGIENVISY from the exons ATGGGGAGGGGTGATTTCTTCATAAATCTACCATCAGAACTCACCGCTAAAATCCTCTCACGACTCCCTCTCCGAAGCCTTGCACTCAGCAAATGCGTCTGCAAACCATGGCGCAATCTCCTCGGCTCCCTCGATTTCACCAAATCCCTTCTTTTCGATCCTGAAACCCCTCCTTTCCTAGCTTGCTTGACGCCGGCGAGGGCTGACGATAGGATTGGCTCAACTCGTTGCACAATTTTAGAAATCGAAGAGGAA TTTGGGAATCCGGACAACCATCTCTTTATATGGAATCCTCTCACTTGTCAGTATATCGAGATCTGCCGACCCAAACAATCCATGtcgattaattttaattataggtTGAGTCTTGGATTCGGTGTGAGTCAAATTAGTGGGCAATATAAGGTCGTGTGCATCAATCGCGACGGATCTGCCCATCATGTGTACACCCTCGGGACGGGAGAATGGAGGCGCCTTGAAGCTGGCGCTGCTTCTGGTTTCGGATTCCGTTCATACGGACGGATTGTGTGTAACGGAAACCTCCACTGGAACGTGTATGACTCCACTCGACCCTTGTTGATATGTGGTTTTGATGTTGAAACAGAATGTTTTAGCATCTTCTCTGCTCCTCCTGCCGCTGTTCAGCATCCGTATGTGGAGTTGAGTGTTTTGAGGGACTGTCTGTGTGTTTCTTACGCGTGGAACGATAATATATTCTTCTGGTCGATGAAGGAATACCAAGTCGAGGAATCTTGGACCTTTGAGTACAGGTTGACTTATAATggttatgattttaattttggcgATTGCTATGGAATAGAGTCTGTTTATCCTATCAAAGTTTTCAATGATGgtgacattttgatgttgaTGGTGCCGAAACACATTGACTTATACTACCAGAAGACGCGTCTCATCTACTACTCCAGCAAGAAAGGTACTATTGAACAACTCGGTCTGATTCATGAACATCTCGGTCCGATTGATGAATCACTCAGTACGATTGAGTATTCCAATAGGCTTATGGAACAACTCCGTACATTTGAGGAATTGTATGTGCGGAATCACCTTACCCATGCCATGATTTTCACTCCTGTCCTTCTCTCACTAAAGACTTTTGGAATCGAGAATGTAATCTCGTACTAA